Proteins co-encoded in one Candidatus Bathyarchaeota archaeon genomic window:
- the leuS gene encoding leucine--tRNA ligase: MELLHKIEAKWQRAWEKAKIFESDPDPERKKCFVTFPYSYANGPVHVGHAFTATRVDAYARFKRMQGYNVLFPWAWHWTGTTIAGASERIKLGDKDFIRALREIDGVSEENLKRFVDPVYMASYYTNENRNTVRRAGFSIDWRREFQTTSPQFSRFVEWQYKRLREKGYVVKGTHPVVWCPHCKSPTGDHDRHEGEGVSPEEYTLIKFKCEDAYLPAATFRPETIYGVTNIWLHPDANYVKAKVNGEKWIISETAADKLKEQKRKITIIRRFKGKELIGKSVTNPIAEKQLPILPAWFVNPEHATGVVYSVPAHAPADWLALKDLQQNLASLMEFGIEPSKVEAIQPISMIRVEGFGEHPAIEIVNQLGIKDQCDPKAEEATKLLYKKEFHSGFLKEVCGEYAGKTVREIKETLINDLRKKNVADSMYDLPQPVICRCLKPCIVKVLEGQWFLKYSDSEWKNRTKEALNRTTICPETASPWFFSTIDWLKDWPCARKSGLGTPLPWKKEWIIETLSDSTIYMAFYTINKHIKQHNITPEQLAPEVFDYIFYGKGSSDSVALKFKLNNQVLQSMRNEFLYWYPVDMRNSAKELIPNHLTFFLFQHVALFPPEHWPKMIGANGMLMIEGKPMSKSKGNFVTFRSTIDQYGADSTRCALLLGAEGMDDPDWRSENIRDARNKLESFYRLATTIIAEARDEKTGQLEGWLLSVLQHRINAVTESMEVLKSRTAVENAFFEVWNDFRWYSRRKGNMKAKVLLEALNIWVRLLAPFMPHICEEIWNKMKEENFVSSTRWPKYDKSKVSAAAEESETLIKSALNDTISIIRATKITPKKICYYTAAQWKWKVYQKALATSLEKEHITQSDLMKELMKEEEMKKIAKKISKFVAQIIDENNRIELNRELNRKKTLLSIGMLNEAAVLREAENFLKRELNAEIQVYVEDDMRRYDPKKRAQLAKPFRPGIYIE; the protein is encoded by the coding sequence ATGGAACTTTTACACAAAATCGAAGCCAAATGGCAAAGAGCTTGGGAAAAAGCAAAAATTTTTGAGTCAGATCCAGACCCCGAGCGGAAAAAATGCTTTGTCACCTTTCCTTACTCATACGCGAACGGGCCAGTTCATGTTGGACACGCTTTTACAGCAACACGAGTCGACGCTTATGCGCGGTTTAAGCGGATGCAAGGTTACAACGTTTTGTTTCCGTGGGCGTGGCACTGGACTGGAACAACTATAGCAGGTGCAAGCGAACGTATAAAGCTGGGAGACAAAGATTTTATTAGGGCGTTACGAGAAATCGACGGCGTCTCAGAAGAAAATCTGAAAAGATTCGTTGACCCCGTTTATATGGCTTCGTATTATACTAATGAAAACAGAAACACGGTTCGTCGTGCCGGATTTTCTATTGACTGGCGAAGAGAATTCCAAACAACCTCACCCCAATTTAGCAGATTCGTCGAGTGGCAATACAAAAGACTCCGCGAAAAAGGCTATGTTGTCAAAGGAACCCACCCAGTAGTCTGGTGCCCCCATTGCAAAAGTCCCACTGGCGACCATGACCGCCATGAAGGCGAAGGAGTCTCACCAGAAGAATACACGTTGATTAAATTCAAATGTGAAGACGCCTACTTGCCAGCCGCCACTTTTAGACCAGAAACAATCTACGGTGTAACAAACATTTGGCTCCATCCAGACGCAAACTACGTAAAGGCAAAAGTAAACGGAGAGAAATGGATAATCAGCGAAACAGCCGCAGATAAATTAAAAGAACAAAAACGAAAAATCACTATTATCCGTCGCTTTAAAGGAAAGGAACTCATAGGGAAAAGCGTTACAAACCCCATAGCTGAAAAGCAACTACCTATTTTGCCTGCGTGGTTCGTTAACCCAGAACATGCAACTGGAGTGGTGTACAGTGTTCCAGCTCATGCGCCAGCTGACTGGCTAGCATTAAAAGATTTGCAGCAAAACCTTGCTTCCCTAATGGAGTTTGGCATCGAGCCATCCAAAGTAGAAGCGATTCAGCCAATCTCTATGATTCGCGTCGAAGGATTCGGCGAACACCCCGCGATAGAAATTGTAAATCAACTAGGCATAAAAGACCAATGTGACCCCAAAGCAGAAGAAGCCACAAAACTGTTATACAAAAAAGAATTTCATAGCGGATTCTTAAAAGAAGTCTGTGGTGAGTACGCTGGAAAAACTGTTCGAGAAATAAAAGAGACACTCATCAACGACTTAAGGAAGAAGAATGTCGCTGACAGTATGTATGATCTGCCTCAACCTGTCATTTGTAGATGTCTAAAGCCATGCATCGTCAAAGTGCTAGAGGGGCAATGGTTCCTAAAGTACAGCGACTCAGAATGGAAGAATAGAACCAAAGAAGCACTGAACCGCACCACAATCTGCCCTGAGACTGCCTCCCCATGGTTCTTCAGTACCATTGACTGGCTGAAAGACTGGCCATGCGCCCGTAAAAGCGGTTTAGGGACACCGCTACCTTGGAAAAAGGAATGGATAATAGAAACTCTAAGCGACTCCACTATCTACATGGCATTTTACACTATCAACAAACACATCAAACAACACAACATAACCCCGGAACAACTAGCACCAGAAGTTTTTGACTACATCTTCTATGGAAAAGGCAGTTCAGATTCTGTAGCCCTCAAGTTCAAACTAAATAATCAAGTTTTGCAGTCGATGCGAAACGAGTTTCTCTATTGGTATCCAGTGGACATGCGAAACTCCGCAAAAGAATTGATTCCAAACCACTTGACCTTTTTCCTATTTCAACATGTAGCCCTCTTCCCACCCGAACACTGGCCAAAGATGATAGGAGCTAATGGCATGCTAATGATTGAAGGAAAACCTATGTCCAAGTCAAAAGGCAACTTTGTCACCTTCCGAAGCACCATTGACCAGTATGGTGCTGACTCTACACGGTGCGCGTTGCTGTTGGGAGCAGAAGGCATGGACGATCCAGACTGGAGAAGTGAAAACATTCGAGATGCTAGAAACAAGCTTGAATCCTTCTACAGACTAGCTACAACTATAATCGCGGAAGCAAGAGATGAAAAAACAGGGCAGTTGGAAGGATGGCTACTCAGCGTGCTACAGCACAGAATAAACGCAGTCACTGAAAGTATGGAAGTGCTGAAATCTCGTACTGCTGTGGAGAATGCCTTCTTTGAAGTTTGGAACGACTTCCGCTGGTATTCCAGAAGAAAAGGCAACATGAAAGCCAAAGTCTTACTAGAGGCCTTGAACATCTGGGTGCGGCTCTTAGCACCTTTCATGCCACATATTTGCGAGGAAATTTGGAATAAGATGAAAGAAGAGAACTTTGTCTCTTCGACTAGATGGCCTAAATACGATAAAAGCAAAGTCAGTGCCGCTGCAGAAGAAAGTGAAACTTTGATCAAATCAGCACTGAATGACACAATAAGCATAATTCGAGCAACAAAAATAACTCCAAAGAAAATATGTTATTACACTGCAGCGCAGTGGAAATGGAAAGTGTACCAAAAGGCGTTAGCAACATCTCTAGAAAAAGAACATATTACTCAAAGTGATTTGATGAAAGAATTGATGAAAGAGGAAGAAATGAAGAAGATTGCTAAAAAAATCTCCAAGTTTGTCGCCCAAATCATTGACGAAAATAACCGAATAGAATTGAATAGAGAATTGAATAGAAAAAAAACGCTGCTGTCTATCGGTATGCTAAACGAGGCTGCAGTATTAAGAGAAGCAGAAAATTTCCTCAAGCGAGAATTGAACGCTGAAATTCAAGTTTATGTAGAAGATGACATGCGGCGGTATGACCCTAAAAAACGCGCCCAGCTAGCAAAGCCGTTCAGGCCAGGAATATACATAGAATAG